Genomic window (Patescibacteria group bacterium):
TGTAGTTGGTAAAAATAATGAACTGGCTTATGCGGCTTGTAAGGCAGTAGCCGAAAAATCAGGCGAAAAATATAATCCATTATTTATTTATAGTGGCGTGGGTTTAGGTAAAACTCATTTATTACAAGCCATCGGTCATGCGATTTTAGAAAAAAACCCTAAAGCCAAAGTCCTTTATGTCAGTTGCGAAAAATTTACCAATGATTATATTCGAGCCATTCACGACAAAACCATTGATAGCTTTAAAAAATATTATCGTACCGTGGATTTGCTGTTAGTCGATGATGTGCAGTTTATGGCCGGCAAAGAAGGCACTCAAGAAGAATTTTTTCACACCTTTAATGAATTACATCAAAAAAACAGACAAATTGTGATCACTTCAGATCGTTTACCTAAAACCATTCCGGCACTAGAAGAACGGTTAATTTCACGTTTTGAATGGGGATTAATTACTGATATTTCCAAACCAGATCTAGAAACTCGATTAGCAATTTTAAATTCAAAATGTGAGGAGAAAAAATATAAACTCAGTGATGATATTTTAAAATTTTTAGCCTCAACTATTCAAACCAACGTTAGAGAATTGGAAGGGGCTTTAAATAAAGTCATTGCTTATCATAATCTTTACAATTTAGAACCAACCCTAGATTCAACTAAAAATATTTTGTCGAGTTTAAAAGCCAAGCCACAACGTGGTGCTTTAACTCCTCGCCAGGTGATTAAAACCGTTTCTGATTTTTATGAAATTAAACCGAATGATTTATGTTCTAAAACACGTAAAAAGGAAGTGGCCATGCCAAGACAAATTGCAATGTATTTATTACGTGAAGAAGTGGGAACTTCTTATCCCAGTATTGGTCAAGAATTGGGCGGACGTGATCATACGACTGCCATTCATGCTTATAATAAAATTAAGGAAGCTGTCGAAGAAGACGGTCGAGTTAAAGATGATATCGAAATGATAAAACAGAGACTTTATAATACTTAGGTCGTAGTTTTGAGAGATTTATTAAAGAAAACCAAAGTTAAAATTCTAAAAGTATAAAAATAAAAAGCCCGTCTGCCGATTCGGCGGACGGGTTTTGGGATTGGGTTTAGATAAATATGTGTTTATGACTCAGTTTTCTAAATTAAACTTGTTCTAAAGCCAAAATTAGATTATAATAAAATCATCTATGTATATCATTAAAGCTTCAGGCGAAAAAGAAAAATATCAGCCTCAAAAAATTGTGAGGACAATTTTACGTGCTGGTGCAAATAAAAATTTAGCTCGAGAAGTTATCCAAAAAATAGAACCTTTTGTGTATGAAGGTATGTCGACTAAAGAAATTTTAAAATTAGTGCGTAAATTTTTAAGCCAAAAAGAAAAAACGGTTGCAGCCAAGTATAATTTAAAAAAAGCGATTATGCAACTTGGCCCCACTGGTTTTAATTTTGAAAAATTAGTTGAAAGAATTTTACAAAAAGAAGGTTATCAAACCTCGACGCCACTTGTCACACAGGGAAGATGCGCTCAACACGAAATAGATGTGATAGCTAAAAAAGAAAATTCAATTTATGATATTGAATGTAAATATCGCAATGCGCGTGGAATTTATGTTGGATTACAAACAGCCTTATATGTTTGGGCACGTCATCAAGATTTGGTGGGGGGCTCTCAAAATAAAAAATGTCCTAAATTTACTCAACCTTGGTTATGGTGCAATACGCGTTTTTCTAGTCAGGTTATTCAATATGGCGGTTGTGCTAAAATGAAGTTAACTGGTTGGGATTATCCAGCAAAAGAAAGTTTGCGTGATTTGTTAGAAAAAAACAAATTTTATCCCATTACGGTTTTAACTTCTTTATCACAAAAAGATAAGGCAAATTTATTTAAAAATAATATAATTTTAATTCAAGATTTGTTAAACCAAGATTTAAAAAAAATTCAAG
Coding sequences:
- a CDS encoding ATP cone domain-containing protein, producing MYIIKASGEKEKYQPQKIVRTILRAGANKNLAREVIQKIEPFVYEGMSTKEILKLVRKFLSQKEKTVAAKYNLKKAIMQLGPTGFNFEKLVERILQKEGYQTSTPLVTQGRCAQHEIDVIAKKENSIYDIECKYRNARGIYVGLQTALYVWARHQDLVGGSQNKKCPKFTQPWLWCNTRFSSQVIQYGGCAKMKLTGWDYPAKESLRDLLEKNKFYPITVLTSLSQKDKANLFKNNIILIQDLLNQDLKKIQVKTKIDLNKLKNWIDQSKKILNLK
- the dnaA gene encoding chromosomal replication initiator protein DnaA, which codes for MTKEQLWQGVLGELELNLSKANFTTWFKNTFIFSWDETKGEIVIAVPNAFTQAWLEKKYHKDIKKGLTNVSNQDIKNVIYKIENIRHYKEMKELEGQKIAEPTLIEDSASKTRLNAYGLNPYYTFDNFVVGKNNELAYAACKAVAEKSGEKYNPLFIYSGVGLGKTHLLQAIGHAILEKNPKAKVLYVSCEKFTNDYIRAIHDKTIDSFKKYYRTVDLLLVDDVQFMAGKEGTQEEFFHTFNELHQKNRQIVITSDRLPKTIPALEERLISRFEWGLITDISKPDLETRLAILNSKCEEKKYKLSDDILKFLASTIQTNVRELEGALNKVIAYHNLYNLEPTLDSTKNILSSLKAKPQRGALTPRQVIKTVSDFYEIKPNDLCSKTRKKEVAMPRQIAMYLLREEVGTSYPSIGQELGGRDHTTAIHAYNKIKEAVEEDGRVKDDIEMIKQRLYNT